A window of the Methanoregula sp. genome harbors these coding sequences:
- the albA gene encoding DNA-binding protein Alba — MQPLKENTVFVGNKPVMNYVLAVVTQFNNGADQVAIKARGKAISRAVDTAEISLNRFLEGVTKKEIVTSTEVIDTDSGKTNVSSIEIILIHNK, encoded by the coding sequence ATGCAGCCGCTGAAAGAAAACACAGTATTCGTCGGGAATAAACCGGTAATGAACTACGTGCTTGCCGTAGTTACACAGTTTAACAATGGTGCAGACCAGGTGGCCATCAAAGCAAGGGGCAAGGCAATTTCCCGGGCTGTTGATACCGCAGAGATCTCCTTAAACCGGTTTTTAGAAGGTGTGACCAAGAAAGAGATTGTGACTTCAACAGAGGTCATAGATACTGATTCCGGTAAGACCAATGTTTCAAGTATCGAAATTATTCTTATTCATAATAAATAA
- the hypE gene encoding hydrogenase expression/formation protein HypE has product MKVNMMHGAGGEVMGELLQTLTKFKHNNAGGIGLEAMDDGAVIPFNGENLVFTTDSHVVRPIFFPGGDIGRISVCGTVNDLAMMGGRPIALSCGMILEEGFEIDDLARIVASMDEALGECGANLVTGDTKVMERGALDGIAINTAGIGIAKTVVRDNGLVPGDVIIVSGTLGDHGLAIMAHREGFDLGEQIKSDVAPLWKMVEKALDAGTIHAMKDPTRGGFASAINEMARKSGVCIRIQEEKIPIRKNVKSAAGMLGIDPLEVANEGKVVMGVPASCADAVLSALRSHTYGRDAVVIGTVTNGAHVIMETTIGGERFIEPPMGDPVPRVC; this is encoded by the coding sequence ATGAAAGTCAACATGATGCACGGCGCCGGCGGAGAAGTAATGGGCGAACTTTTACAGACGCTCACAAAGTTCAAGCATAACAATGCCGGGGGTATAGGTCTTGAGGCTATGGATGATGGGGCCGTTATTCCGTTTAATGGTGAAAATCTTGTATTCACCACCGATTCCCATGTTGTCCGCCCGATTTTTTTCCCGGGCGGGGATATCGGCAGAATTTCTGTCTGCGGGACCGTTAATGATCTTGCCATGATGGGGGGCCGGCCGATCGCTCTCTCCTGTGGCATGATTCTCGAAGAGGGATTCGAAATCGATGATCTCGCGAGGATTGTTGCATCGATGGATGAAGCACTGGGCGAATGCGGGGCAAACCTTGTTACCGGGGATACAAAAGTGATGGAAAGGGGTGCGCTTGACGGTATCGCGATCAATACTGCCGGAATCGGCATTGCAAAAACAGTTGTCCGGGACAATGGATTAGTTCCCGGGGACGTGATTATTGTTTCAGGTACTCTGGGGGATCATGGCCTTGCCATTATGGCACACCGGGAAGGTTTTGATCTTGGCGAGCAGATAAAATCGGATGTAGCCCCGCTGTGGAAAATGGTGGAAAAAGCGCTCGATGCAGGCACTATTCATGCAATGAAGGATCCGACACGAGGCGGGTTTGCGAGTGCCATCAATGAGATGGCAAGAAAAAGCGGGGTGTGCATCCGTATTCAGGAGGAGAAAATTCCTATACGTAAGAACGTGAAGAGTGCAGCTGGCATGCTGGGTATCGATCCGCTCGAAGTGGCTAATGAAGGAAAAGTGGTAATGGGAGTCCCGGCGTCCTGCGCTGATGCGGTTCTGTCTGCGCTGCGCTCGCATACCTATGGAAGAGATGCCGTAGTCATTGGCACGGTCACAAACGGTGCCCATGTCATCATGGAAACAACCATTGGTGGTGAACGATTCATTGAACCCCCCATGGGAGATCCCGTACCTCGTGTGTGCTGA
- a CDS encoding HypC/HybG/HupF family hydrogenase formation chaperone produces MCVAVPAEVLEIKEGNIGLVDYGDLKQEIRLDLVDVKIGEFVLVHVGFAIQRLSREEGLETREIFKQVYAALED; encoded by the coding sequence ATGTGCGTTGCAGTTCCCGCAGAAGTGCTTGAAATAAAAGAGGGAAATATTGGTCTGGTTGATTATGGCGATCTCAAACAAGAGATCCGACTCGATCTAGTGGATGTGAAAATTGGCGAGTTCGTTCTTGTCCATGTTGGTTTTGCCATCCAGCGACTTTCACGCGAAGAAGGTCTGGAAACCCGGGAAATTTTTAAACAAGTATACGCTGCCCTGGAGGATTGA
- a CDS encoding TIGR00300 family protein produces the protein MGESQEIELRGHIIDSGIMTQLFDRVMDMGGNFEILVFDIGKKKTDPSYARLRINASNNDKLRSILSEVHRLGARPVEVKDVFLVAAEADRVVPKGFYTTSNHPTEVKYLGDWIPVESIEMDFLIVVDPKKKQATAVALGKIRKGDLVIVGEQGVSVNYPERPREESTFEFMHGTVSSERPSETLIARIAREILDVRNKGGKIAVVGGPAIIHTGADKALAELIQKGYIDVLFAGNALPTHDIEYNLYGTSLGMDISTGKPVMGGHKHHLYAISEILRAGSIKNAVDTGVVKSGIMYECVKKNVPFVLAGSIRDDGPLPDVIQDVMEAQDAMRRHIDGCSMVLMIATLLHSIAVGNCLPSKVKTVCVDINPAHLTKLMDRGTTQAIGIVSDAGTFLPLLARQLEIQSSAAKK, from the coding sequence ATGGGAGAGTCGCAGGAGATAGAGCTGCGGGGTCATATTATTGACTCCGGCATTATGACACAGCTCTTCGACCGGGTCATGGATATGGGCGGTAACTTTGAGATTTTGGTCTTTGATATTGGTAAGAAGAAGACCGATCCGAGTTACGCCCGCCTGCGGATCAATGCCTCAAATAATGATAAACTTCGATCTATCCTGTCAGAGGTTCATCGTCTTGGCGCCCGTCCGGTCGAAGTCAAGGATGTCTTTCTTGTTGCAGCTGAAGCGGATCGTGTTGTCCCCAAGGGATTCTATACCACCTCCAATCATCCAACCGAAGTGAAATATCTGGGAGATTGGATTCCGGTCGAATCCATCGAAATGGATTTTCTCATTGTCGTAGATCCAAAAAAGAAACAAGCAACTGCTGTCGCCTTGGGAAAAATACGCAAAGGGGATTTGGTTATTGTCGGAGAACAGGGTGTGAGTGTAAATTATCCCGAACGTCCCCGTGAGGAAAGCACGTTTGAGTTCATGCATGGGACTGTATCATCCGAACGACCCAGTGAGACCCTTATTGCAAGAATTGCCCGGGAAATCCTTGATGTCCGGAATAAGGGAGGAAAAATCGCTGTTGTCGGGGGTCCTGCGATCATCCATACCGGTGCTGACAAAGCCCTTGCAGAACTAATTCAAAAAGGATATATTGATGTCCTCTTTGCCGGAAACGCTCTGCCAACCCACGATATAGAGTACAATCTCTATGGCACCTCCCTTGGAATGGACATCTCAACCGGTAAGCCGGTTATGGGCGGTCATAAGCATCATCTCTATGCGATAAGCGAGATCCTACGAGCCGGATCAATAAAGAATGCAGTGGATACCGGAGTTGTAAAAAGCGGGATAATGTATGAATGCGTAAAGAAGAATGTCCCCTTCGTCCTTGCCGGGTCTATCAGGGATGACGGACCTTTACCCGATGTAATTCAGGATGTCATGGAAGCACAGGACGCGATGCGCAGACATATCGACGGGTGCAGCATGGTGTTAATGATCGCAACTCTCCTTCATTCCATCGCAGTTGGTAATTGCCTGCCTTCAAAGGTCAAGACGGTCTGTGTGGACATCAATCCGGCCCATCTGACCAAGCTGATGGATCGTGGCACAACACAGGCCATCGGTATTGTGTCCGATGCCGGAACATTTCTTCCCCTGCTCGCCCGGCAGCTCGAGATCCAGAGCAGCGCTGCAAAAAAATAA
- a CDS encoding PAS domain-containing sensor histidine kinase — MHPISKEKKVIFDIFIFLSVLASIGITYISISRGIYDVFPYFYLIPVVLIAYTRPKISIFVTVFVGWLYIGLVYSLGLPDTGIFAKATVWFFIFVSIGVLISTYSREYRKEGERSCGSFFNSQAGAFSYDREKFLILDPNRKFSQFIGFDCEVLLSKTLPEIITDSTERESFLSKIKDKQRVGDIEVKFTCADGGIRWALVSATDCAEPAILCTVVDITEQKQAQNALSLANRKLNLLNNVTRHDILNQLTALIGYLDLSREDIKDSRLLSYVTKEEQAANAIRNQILFTRDYQNIGIHSPQWHNIAETVSLVMATLDIHHIRVTMNLASFEIYADPLLEKVFYNLIENSLRHGERVTEIEIFSESVRDGIDIIIKDNGTGIPDDAKERIFRREYFKHTGFGLFLTREILAITNLTITENGTFGKGARFVIHAPPGTYRSILGNGSKVKI, encoded by the coding sequence ATGCACCCAATAAGCAAGGAAAAAAAAGTAATCTTTGATATTTTTATTTTTCTGAGTGTCCTTGCCTCAATTGGCATAACATACATCTCTATCTCCCGTGGAATCTATGACGTTTTTCCTTACTTCTACCTAATTCCGGTAGTGCTTATTGCTTATACCCGGCCAAAGATCAGCATATTTGTTACCGTTTTTGTCGGGTGGCTCTATATCGGTCTTGTGTATTCCCTCGGACTTCCGGATACGGGTATATTTGCCAAGGCAACCGTGTGGTTTTTTATTTTTGTCTCCATCGGAGTGCTCATATCAACCTATTCGCGGGAATACCGCAAAGAGGGTGAAAGGAGTTGCGGATCATTTTTTAACTCGCAGGCAGGAGCATTCAGTTACGATCGGGAAAAATTCCTGATTCTCGATCCTAACCGGAAATTTTCACAGTTCATAGGTTTTGACTGTGAAGTGCTGTTATCAAAGACACTTCCCGAAATCATTACCGATAGTACCGAGCGGGAGTCATTTCTGTCTAAAATAAAAGATAAGCAAAGGGTAGGGGATATTGAGGTAAAATTCACCTGCGCCGACGGGGGTATACGATGGGCACTGGTGTCTGCAACGGACTGCGCTGAACCAGCAATTCTCTGTACGGTTGTTGATATTACTGAACAAAAACAGGCGCAAAATGCACTCAGTCTTGCCAACCGCAAGCTCAACCTGCTCAACAATGTAACCCGCCATGATATTCTCAACCAGCTCACAGCGCTTATCGGATACCTTGATCTCTCACGTGAAGATATTAAGGATTCCCGGTTACTCTCCTACGTAACCAAGGAAGAACAGGCAGCGAATGCCATTCGCAACCAGATCCTGTTCACCCGTGATTACCAGAATATTGGAATTCATTCCCCCCAATGGCATAATATCGCTGAGACTGTCTCACTCGTGATGGCAACTCTTGATATTCATCATATCCGGGTTACGATGAATCTCGCTTCGTTTGAAATATATGCAGATCCCTTACTGGAGAAGGTATTTTACAACCTGATTGAGAACTCCCTTCGTCATGGGGAACGGGTAACTGAAATAGAGATCTTTTCAGAGTCTGTCCGTGACGGCATCGACATAATCATTAAAGATAACGGAACAGGAATTCCGGATGATGCCAAAGAGCGGATCTTCCGGAGAGAATATTTCAAACATACAGGTTTTGGCCTTTTTTTAACCCGTGAAATCCTCGCAATCACCAATCTCACTATAACAGAAAACGGAACGTTTGGAAAAGGAGCCCGGTTTGTGATCCATGCCCCTCCGGGCACCTATCGTTCGATTTTGGGAAATGGCTCCAAAGTAAAAATCTAA
- the ftsZ gene encoding cell division protein FtsZ, which translates to MQSIINDALKNADLEKEMKKTGSANEMDDDFCGQPRIVIIGCGGAGNNTVNRIHHMGVSGAETIAINTDKQHLDMIQADKRILIGKSLTKGLGAGGYPDVGKRAAEMARPTLEAILESADLVFITAGMGGGTGTGSAPVVASIAKEQGAIVVGMVSYPFQVEKARLIRAEEGLEALAAAADSVIVLDNNRLKNFVPNLPLGQAFSVMDQLIGETVKGISETITEPSLINIDYADVRAIMSKGGVAVMLVGESKQQNKAESVVRECLSNPMLDIDYRGATGSLIHITGGTDLTLQDAEEVATSLTYELDPHADVIWGARVRSDMEGKIRVLAIMTGVKSAQILGTRQSYKTMINDIENKRSNPKAVEMPQSRRSGRDQPSGGGVLEWVG; encoded by the coding sequence ATGCAGAGCATTATTAACGACGCTTTAAAAAACGCCGATCTTGAAAAAGAGATGAAGAAGACCGGCTCAGCTAACGAAATGGATGATGACTTTTGCGGTCAGCCGCGTATCGTTATTATCGGATGCGGTGGTGCTGGCAACAACACGGTAAACCGCATTCACCACATGGGTGTTTCCGGTGCAGAAACGATTGCGATCAACACCGACAAGCAGCACCTGGACATGATTCAGGCTGACAAGCGCATCCTGATTGGGAAATCCTTAACAAAAGGTCTTGGCGCCGGTGGATACCCTGATGTCGGTAAACGTGCAGCTGAGATGGCCCGACCCACACTTGAGGCAATTCTGGAATCTGCAGATCTTGTCTTTATCACAGCAGGTATGGGTGGAGGTACAGGTACCGGTTCAGCACCCGTTGTTGCATCCATCGCAAAAGAGCAGGGCGCAATCGTAGTCGGAATGGTCAGCTACCCGTTCCAGGTTGAAAAGGCCCGTCTTATCCGTGCAGAAGAGGGTCTCGAAGCTCTTGCAGCCGCAGCCGATTCAGTGATTGTTCTCGACAACAACCGGTTGAAGAATTTCGTTCCGAATCTCCCGCTTGGCCAGGCATTCTCAGTTATGGACCAGCTTATTGGTGAAACCGTAAAGGGCATATCTGAAACTATCACCGAACCTTCACTCATCAACATTGACTATGCAGATGTCCGTGCCATCATGTCGAAGGGCGGCGTAGCAGTTATGCTCGTTGGAGAGAGCAAGCAGCAGAACAAGGCAGAGAGCGTTGTCCGTGAATGTTTAAGCAACCCGATGCTCGATATCGACTACCGCGGCGCAACCGGCAGCTTAATCCACATCACTGGAGGCACAGACCTTACCTTACAGGATGCAGAAGAAGTCGCAACCTCACTCACGTATGAGCTTGATCCTCATGCAGATGTCATCTGGGGGGCCCGCGTCCGCAGCGACATGGAAGGAAAAATTCGTGTGCTTGCGATCATGACTGGTGTCAAGAGCGCACAGATTCTCGGCACACGTCAGTCATATAAGACAATGATCAACGATATTGAAAACAAGCGTTCAAACCCCAAGGCTGTTGAGATGCCCCAGAGTCGAAGAAGTGGCAGGGACCAGCCCAGTGGCGGCGGCGTACTTGAATGGGTCGGTTAA
- a CDS encoding hydrogenase maturation nickel metallochaperone HypA: MHEFSIAYDLYATARKAALENNASKVKKISVEVGKMAMVNPEQVTFLFGTIKEEDPLFEKAELVCTEMPPQTNCTCGYSGDEIYICPGCGALPRMVKGREIVVTNIEIEVED, from the coding sequence ATGCACGAGTTTTCCATTGCCTATGACCTGTACGCTACCGCACGCAAGGCGGCACTCGAGAATAACGCCAGCAAGGTAAAAAAAATCAGCGTTGAAGTTGGTAAGATGGCAATGGTAAATCCTGAGCAGGTCACTTTTTTGTTTGGAACGATTAAGGAAGAAGATCCCCTTTTTGAAAAAGCCGAGCTTGTCTGCACTGAAATGCCCCCACAAACAAACTGCACCTGCGGATATTCCGGTGATGAAATATATATCTGCCCCGGATGTGGGGCCCTGCCCAGGATGGTAAAGGGCAGGGAAATTGTTGTCACAAATATTGAAATCGAGGTTGAGGACTGA
- a CDS encoding type II toxin-antitoxin system ParD family antitoxin, producing the protein MMQRITLRLPEQQINLLQQIVDTGEYPNISEAVRAAVRELVEKRANRVLKESDQVSFKV; encoded by the coding sequence ATGATGCAAAGAATCACGCTCCGGTTGCCTGAACAGCAAATCAATCTGCTCCAGCAGATAGTGGATACGGGAGAATATCCCAACATCTCTGAAGCTGTTCGGGCGGCGGTCCGCGAACTTGTTGAAAAACGTGCAAATCGTGTCTTAAAGGAGAGCGACCAGGTTTCATTCAAGGTTTGA
- a CDS encoding DUF373 family protein, which produces MTQGRTLVLSVDRDDDIGWKAKIDSPVIGRAATIKAANTLALADPEDSDVNAIFMAVKIYDELTAKGEDTAIAVIAGNHLHMIEGDRRIAVSLEQVVQETQATNCILVSDGAEDEYVVPIIQSKIPVTSITRVIVNQMPNLEGTYYILKKLFEDPKISRMIFIPLGLAMLLYASAYLLGYPGTATIIVVGVIGCYLLYKGFGFDEIVHGVLDALRVSLSRGRFSFITYSTTILLVIIGFTTGFLNILKYYSSDSSLGILLYLTTFIYGSIEWLIVAGLVTSIGIIIDVHVNEREALGKVIVFPFFVTALGLILYGASVFIIIQNSVIDFPLNAAEAQSAIMYSTILGIISAVLGVVIQYFVNKKMAELRKQEIIEVM; this is translated from the coding sequence ATGACGCAGGGGCGGACATTAGTCCTCAGTGTCGATCGGGACGATGATATTGGCTGGAAAGCAAAAATAGACAGCCCGGTCATTGGCCGAGCGGCGACAATAAAAGCAGCTAACACATTAGCTTTGGCTGACCCTGAGGATTCTGATGTTAACGCAATCTTCATGGCGGTCAAGATCTACGATGAACTCACCGCCAAAGGAGAGGACACTGCCATTGCGGTGATCGCGGGAAATCACCTGCACATGATCGAAGGAGATCGCCGCATAGCAGTGTCACTGGAGCAGGTAGTACAGGAAACGCAGGCAACAAACTGCATCCTGGTTTCCGATGGCGCTGAAGATGAATATGTAGTTCCCATCATCCAGTCAAAAATTCCCGTAACCAGTATAACACGGGTTATTGTAAACCAGATGCCAAATCTTGAAGGCACCTACTATATTTTAAAGAAATTATTTGAGGATCCAAAGATCTCGCGAATGATTTTCATTCCACTCGGGCTTGCGATGCTGTTGTATGCCTCAGCGTACCTGCTCGGGTATCCCGGCACAGCCACGATTATTGTCGTTGGAGTTATTGGTTGTTACCTGCTCTACAAAGGATTCGGATTCGACGAGATTGTTCACGGCGTTCTTGATGCACTACGAGTATCCCTTTCACGAGGAAGGTTCTCGTTTATTACCTACTCAACGACAATCCTTCTTGTTATCATCGGATTTACTACCGGTTTTCTCAATATCCTGAAGTATTATTCATCTGATTCGAGTCTTGGCATCCTCCTCTATCTGACAACATTCATTTATGGTTCTATCGAATGGTTGATTGTTGCCGGGCTTGTAACCTCCATCGGCATAATTATCGATGTGCATGTCAATGAGCGCGAGGCACTCGGTAAAGTGATAGTATTTCCGTTCTTTGTCACTGCTCTCGGCCTCATTCTTTACGGGGCCAGCGTGTTTATCATCATCCAAAACAGTGTTATAGATTTTCCGCTGAATGCAGCAGAGGCGCAAAGTGCTATCATGTATTCGACCATACTTGGCATCATATCTGCGGTCCTGGGAGTGGTAATCCAGTATTTTGTAAATAAGAAAATGGCAGAACTCCGCAAGCAGGAAATTATTGAAGTCATGTAA
- a CDS encoding phosphoserine phosphatase: MLNDLMEKRKKTLAESEEHKNRRNELNAAASKSARERNTLNNQTREFVEEAQKNKDLRDKYNQDVLDVKAQRNDFNDKANVLFEDIESFKKEHGTAKSRGTKEIQKQIELMEYRQQTEVFTTDKERELIEKIKQMKSQVREQEAEFEQNKEMRTKITEAREFRKQASDLHAKVTEVAELAQKHHDLMVESYRKADKSREAADAAHKSFVEAQESADSEHKFFIACQKELRDYDKVISGLRKKTKKVKVTKEQKAVRKEAESLFKNFRAGEKLTTDDILLLQRSKLI; the protein is encoded by the coding sequence ATGTTGAATGACCTTATGGAAAAGAGAAAGAAGACTCTTGCCGAGTCTGAAGAACACAAAAACCGTCGCAATGAACTGAATGCAGCTGCAAGCAAGTCTGCCCGCGAAAGAAACACGCTCAACAACCAGACCCGGGAGTTTGTAGAAGAAGCCCAGAAGAACAAGGATCTCCGGGACAAATATAACCAGGACGTTCTTGATGTCAAGGCACAGCGCAACGATTTCAACGATAAGGCAAACGTACTTTTCGAAGATATCGAATCATTTAAAAAAGAGCATGGCACTGCCAAAAGCCGCGGCACCAAAGAGATCCAGAAGCAGATTGAATTGATGGAGTACCGTCAGCAGACGGAGGTCTTCACTACCGATAAGGAACGCGAGCTTATCGAAAAGATAAAGCAGATGAAAAGCCAGGTGCGGGAACAGGAAGCCGAGTTCGAGCAGAACAAGGAGATGCGCACCAAGATCACAGAAGCCCGCGAATTTCGAAAGCAGGCGTCCGATCTCCATGCAAAGGTAACTGAGGTAGCAGAACTCGCCCAGAAGCACCATGATCTGATGGTCGAGTCCTATCGCAAGGCTGACAAATCGCGCGAAGCAGCCGATGCAGCGCACAAGAGTTTTGTCGAGGCGCAGGAGTCAGCAGATTCCGAGCACAAGTTCTTTATTGCCTGCCAGAAAGAACTTCGCGATTACGATAAGGTCATATCAGGTCTGCGCAAGAAGACCAAGAAAGTCAAAGTTACAAAAGAGCAGAAAGCGGTCAGGAAAGAAGCAGAGAGCCTGTTTAAGAATTTCCGGGCCGGAGAAAAACTTACTACCGACGATATTTTACTCCTCCAGCGCTCAAAACTTATCTGA
- a CDS encoding NTP transferase domain-containing protein, whose protein sequence is MYALIMAGGAGSRINLGEKPLILICGRPLISYVIDAFEGAGCKPVVATSYRTPMTMNWCRAHGIEFCKTDGLGYITDMVNAVRMLDEQKPLFVSASDLPCITPKIIQDINEIYRASKKDACSVWVPATIVKSCRDGMPYREEIQGITACPAGVNILRGDLIAQPQNELRLLLEELSLALNVNTKADLAEAEIFINKIRSCNTKKLLLDES, encoded by the coding sequence ATGTATGCCCTGATCATGGCCGGGGGGGCAGGAAGCCGGATTAACCTGGGGGAAAAGCCGCTGATTCTGATCTGTGGACGACCCCTGATTTCCTATGTAATCGATGCTTTCGAAGGTGCCGGGTGTAAACCGGTTGTAGCCACATCTTACCGGACACCCATGACCATGAACTGGTGCCGTGCTCATGGCATTGAATTTTGTAAAACTGACGGTTTGGGGTATATCACTGACATGGTGAATGCCGTAAGGATGCTCGATGAGCAAAAACCACTTTTTGTCAGTGCATCCGATCTACCCTGTATCACCCCGAAGATTATTCAGGACATTAATGAAATTTATCGTGCCAGCAAAAAAGATGCATGCTCTGTCTGGGTACCCGCAACTATCGTAAAATCCTGCCGGGATGGAATGCCATATCGCGAAGAGATCCAGGGGATTACCGCATGCCCGGCAGGTGTAAATATTCTGCGGGGTGATCTCATCGCGCAGCCTCAGAATGAGCTAAGACTACTCCTTGAAGAATTGTCTCTGGCCCTGAACGTCAACACAAAAGCAGATCTTGCTGAAGCAGAGATTTTTATAAATAAAATTCGATCATGCAACACAAAGAAACTCCTTCTTGATGAATCTTAA
- a CDS encoding archaeosine biosynthesis radical SAM protein RaSEA, translating to MISERIEKPLASWRGKERYGNELLDCLTVIFKSAGCTWSKCRMCSYRHERYEKQSCEKLTDHLVAQLAWIKTEYKPDDYRMVKIFTSGSFFDPAEVPVAFLGVVATYFRGKLVIAETRPEFIDSEVIRTFIEKLDDGTWKKPLYCAVGLETSNDPIREKCINKGFSYIDFTAASSRAKAAGAGIKAYLLFKPLFLTEKEAVDDMKQSICDAALHADMISMNPCTVQRRTELEFYWKRGAYRPPYLWSVLSLLKDAPVHMTCDPLGGGQKRGPHNCGNCDYDLVKGIRDYSLNADRELINALLETPCECKNEWEYVLAHETPFCMPLTR from the coding sequence ATGATTTCTGAACGGATCGAAAAACCACTCGCCAGCTGGCGGGGAAAAGAGCGGTATGGTAACGAACTGCTGGACTGTCTTACCGTGATCTTTAAAAGTGCCGGGTGTACCTGGTCAAAATGCCGGATGTGCAGTTACCGTCACGAAAGGTATGAAAAACAATCGTGCGAAAAACTCACTGATCATCTGGTTGCCCAGCTTGCCTGGATAAAAACCGAATACAAACCCGATGACTACCGTATGGTTAAGATCTTCACATCGGGAAGTTTTTTTGATCCTGCTGAAGTACCGGTAGCATTTCTTGGAGTGGTAGCAACCTATTTCCGCGGCAAACTGGTTATCGCTGAAACCCGCCCTGAATTTATCGATTCCGAAGTAATACGTACGTTTATCGAAAAATTAGATGACGGTACATGGAAAAAACCACTCTATTGTGCTGTCGGGTTAGAAACAAGCAACGATCCCATACGGGAAAAATGCATCAATAAGGGTTTTTCCTACATCGATTTTACAGCGGCTTCATCACGAGCAAAAGCAGCAGGGGCGGGTATCAAGGCATACCTCCTGTTCAAGCCGCTCTTCTTAACTGAAAAAGAAGCTGTTGACGATATGAAACAATCAATTTGCGATGCGGCTTTGCATGCTGATATGATCTCGATGAATCCCTGTACCGTGCAGCGAAGGACAGAGCTTGAATTTTACTGGAAACGGGGTGCATACCGCCCTCCTTATCTCTGGAGTGTTCTTTCCCTACTCAAAGATGCTCCGGTTCATATGACCTGTGATCCTCTCGGGGGCGGGCAAAAACGGGGGCCGCATAACTGCGGGAACTGCGATTATGATTTGGTCAAAGGCATCCGCGATTATTCCCTAAACGCAGACCGGGAGTTGATAAACGCCCTGCTAGAGACACCCTGTGAATGCAAGAACGAGTGGGAGTATGTCCTGGCGCACGAGACTCCCTTCTGTATGCCACTGACCCGGTGA
- a CDS encoding histidinol-phosphate transaminase — protein sequence MAVDFPKRVVHGGTGKRQLEKTQKKVVDFSASINPYPPQFAWHCDPALLASYPDDTYHELKERIGAIFHRKTDEICVGNGSIELIRVFCSVVLCENKHFFCESPTFGEYALSAQLAGATPVDNPRMADVSFICNPNNPTGILLNKQNLMKRLSEKKTHNGILFCDEAFIGLSDPTQSLADISDPNLFVLHSLTKSFSVPGIRFGFGFGSPDLIEKIEISRPPWSVNAFAEAFAMEALLHMDDLGASRARIQQERDWLVHEITALGFHCHPSTANFILIECNRDVTKLCKCLEEHLILVRNCTSFGLPTCIRVAIRTHEENLLLMEALSACMP from the coding sequence GTGGCTGTTGACTTTCCGAAACGAGTGGTTCATGGGGGAACCGGTAAGCGCCAGCTTGAAAAAACCCAAAAAAAAGTGGTGGATTTCAGCGCGAGTATCAATCCGTATCCTCCTCAGTTTGCATGGCACTGCGATCCGGCACTGCTTGCATCGTATCCTGACGATACCTATCATGAGCTCAAGGAACGGATAGGCGCAATATTTCACCGCAAAACAGACGAAATTTGCGTTGGCAACGGATCAATAGAACTTATCAGGGTTTTTTGTTCAGTCGTTCTTTGCGAAAATAAGCATTTTTTTTGCGAATCGCCAACATTTGGCGAGTATGCATTGTCTGCACAGCTTGCAGGAGCAACACCTGTGGACAATCCCCGGATGGCCGATGTGTCCTTCATCTGTAATCCCAATAATCCCACGGGGATATTACTGAATAAACAGAATCTGATGAAGCGACTCTCTGAAAAAAAAACGCACAACGGCATACTCTTTTGTGATGAAGCGTTTATCGGGCTTTCGGATCCAACCCAAAGTTTAGCTGATATCTCAGATCCAAACCTCTTTGTTTTACACTCGCTCACAAAAAGTTTTTCAGTACCAGGGATCCGGTTTGGATTTGGTTTTGGATCGCCCGATCTAATTGAAAAAATAGAAATTTCCCGTCCTCCCTGGTCTGTAAATGCATTTGCAGAAGCGTTTGCTATGGAAGCGCTTCTTCATATGGACGACCTCGGGGCATCGCGTGCCCGAATCCAACAGGAACGGGACTGGCTCGTCCATGAGATCACAGCGCTGGGATTCCACTGCCACCCGTCAACCGCAAATTTTATTCTCATCGAATGTAATCGGGATGTCACAAAGCTCTGCAAATGCCTCGAAGAGCATTTGATTCTTGTCAGGAACTGTACATCATTCGGCCTTCCCACCTGTATCCGCGTTGCTATCCGGACCCATGAGGAAAATCTACTGCTCATGGAGGCTTTATCGGCATGTATGCCCTGA